The following coding sequences lie in one Meles meles chromosome X, mMelMel3.1 paternal haplotype, whole genome shotgun sequence genomic window:
- the CAPN6 gene encoding calpain-6 has product MGPPLKVFKNQKYQELKQECIKDGRLFCDPTFLPENDSLFYNRLLPGKVVWKRPQDICDDPRLIVGNISNHQLIQGRLGHKPMVSAFSCLAVQESHWTKTIPNHKEQEWDPRKLDKYAGIFRFRFWHFGEWTEVVIDDLLPTINGDLVFSFSTSMNEFWNALLEKAYAKLLGCYEALDGLTTTDIIVDFTGTLAETVDMQKGRYTELVEEKYKLFGELYKTFTKGGLICCTIESPNQEEQEVETDWGLLKGHTYTMTDIRKIRLGERLLEVFSTEKLYMVRLRNPLGRQEWSGPWSEISEEWQQLTVADRKNLGLVMSDDGEFWMSLEDFCRNFHELNVCRNVNNPLFGRKELESVVGCWTVDDDPLMNRSGGCYNNRDTFLQNPQYIFTVPEDGHKVIMSLQQKDLRTYRRMGRPDNYIIGFELFKVEMNRKFRLHHLYIQERAGTSTYIDTRTVFLSKYLKKGNYVLVPTMFQHGRTSEFLLRIFSEVPVQLRELTLDMPKMSCWNLARGYPKVVTQITVHSAEGLEKKYANETVNPYLVIKCGKEEVRSPVQKNTVHAIFDTQAIFYRRTTDIPIIVQVWNSRKFCDQFLGQVTLDADPSDCRDLKSLYLRKKGGPTAKVKQGHISFKVISSDDLTEL; this is encoded by the exons GACATCTGTGACGACCCCCGTCTGATTGTGGGCAACATCAGCAACCACCAGTTGATCCAAGGGAGACTGGGGCACAAGCCGATGGTCTCTGCGTTTTCCTGTTTGGCTGTTCAGGAGTCTCACTGGACAAAG ACAATTCCCAACCATAAGGAACAGGAATGGGACCCTCGAAAGCTCGATAAATATGCTGGGATATTTCGCTTCCGTTTCTGGCATTTTGGAGAATGGACTGAGGTGGTGATCGATGACTTGCTGCCCACCATCAATGGAGATCTGgttttctccttctccacctccaTGAATGAGTTTTGGAATGCTCTACTGGAAAAAGCTTATGCAAA GCTGCTTGGTTGCTATGAAGCCCTTGATGGTTTGACCACCACTGATATCATCGTGGACTTCACTGGCACACTGGCTGAGACTGTTGACATGCAGAAGGGAAGATACACCGAGCTGGTTGAGGAGAAGTACAAGCTGTTCGGGGAGTTGTACAAAACATTTACCAAAGGAGGACTGATCTGTTGCACCATTGAG TCTCCCAATCAGGAGGAGCAAGAAGTTGAAACTGACTGGGGTCTCCTGAAGGGCCATACATACACCATGACTGATATTCGCAAGATCCGTCTTGGAGAGAGACTGCTGGAAGTCTTCAGTACTGAGAAGCTCTATATGGTTCGCCTGAGGAACCCCTTGGGGCGTCAGGAATGGAGTGGTCCCTGGAGCGAGAT TTCTGAAGAGTGGCAGCAGCTTACTGTGGCAGACCGCAAGAACCTGGGGCTTGTTATGTCTGATGATGGAGAGTTCTG GATGAGCCTGGAGGACTTTTGCCGCAACTTCCACGAACTGAACGTCTGCCGCAATGTGAACAACCCTCTTTTTGGCCGCAAGGAACTGGAATCAGTGGTGGGATGCTGGACTGTGGATGATGATCCCCTGATGAACCGGTCAGGAGGCTGCTATAACAATCGTGATACCTTCCTGCAGAATCCCCAG taCATCTTCACCGTGCCCGAGGATGGGCACAAGGTCATTATGTCACTGCAGCAGAAGGACCTGCGTACTTACCGCCGCATGGGAAGACCTGACAATTACATCATTGGCTTTGAGCTCTTCAAG GTGGAGATGAACCGCAAGTTCCGCCTCCACCATCTCTACATCCAAGAGCGTGCTGGGACTTCCACCTACATTGACACCCGTACTGTGTTTCTGAGCAAGTACCTGAAGAAAGGCAACTATGTGCTTGTCCCAACCATGTTCCAACATGGCCGCACCAGCGAGTTTCTCCTGAGAATCTTCTCCGAAGTGCCTGTCCAGCTCAG GGAACTGACTCTGGACATGCCCAAGATGTCCTGCTGGAACCTGGCTCGTGGCTACCCAAAGGTGGTGACCCAGATCACTGTTCACAGTGCAGAGGGCCTGGAGAAGAAGTATGCCAATGAAA CCGTAAATCCATATTTGGTCATCAAGTGTGGCAAGGAGGAAGTCCGTTCTCCTGTCCAGAAGAATACTGTCCATGCCATTTTTGACACCCAGGCGATCTTCTACAGAAGGACAACTGACATTCCTATTATAGTGCAG GTGTGGAACAGCCGGAAATTCTGTGATCAGTTCCTGGGGCAAGTTACTCTGGATGCTGACCCCAGCGATTGCCGTGATCTGAAGTCTCTGTACCTGCGTAAGAAGGGTGGCCCGACTGCCAAAGTCAAGCAGGGCCACATCAGCTTCAAGGTCATTTCCAGCGATGATCTCACTGAGCTCTAA